One Peromyscus leucopus breed LL Stock chromosome 20, UCI_PerLeu_2.1, whole genome shotgun sequence genomic region harbors:
- the LOC114694375 gene encoding apolipoprotein L3-like, with product MGSPERRGFIESVVEYLWDTRSKEDLKLQLNEVVERQQLVEGTALSSFNLMNLMLAAGLLCIAYITFRKWKTSLREAPGEMVADPDGKDVNEEELQNDLKDKTRRKMKDNWCEALGKNIVATDVGDDNKVKNDIQEKKRFLEDYAQVKLELEQQIEKLRALADKIDKVHRDCTITQVVAKSTGAVSGVLTILGLALAPVTAGVSLGLSATGLGLGAAAAVTSVSTSLVEKVITAKEEAKASQLVPTSKDQEELIKEVLEESKPVLVSVYKNSFQKLEDIKKNIDAIKLAKANSHLKTNAKRLMTTGRVSAQNTKKVKKAFGGTALAMSKGARIMGAATTGLSILMDVVSLVEDTKHLQEGAKTESAAELRQKAQNLEQKLQELIRVHDSLTK from the exons ATGGGCTCCCCAG AGAGAAGAGGCTTCATTGAGTCTGTGGTTGAGTACCTCTGGGACACAAGGAGCAAGGAGGACCTGAAGCTCCAGCTGAATGAAGTGGTAGAGCGGCAACAGCTTGTGGAAGGAACTGCTTTGTCCAGTTTCAATCTAAtgaatttgatgttggctgccGGCTTGCTGTGTATTGCTTATATtacatttag GAAATGGAAAACTTCCTTGCGTGAAGCTCCTGGTGAGATGGTTGCAGATCCTGATGGAAAAGATGTCAATGAAGAGGAGCTCCAAAATGACCTGAAGGACAAGACCAGGAG GAAAATGAAAGATAACTGGTGTGAAGCTCTTGGTAAGAACATAGTGGCTACTGATGTAGGTGATGACAACAAGGTAAAAAATGACATCCAGGAGAAGAAAAGGTTTTTGGAAGATTATGCTCAGGTGAAACTGGAGCTTGAGCAGCAGATCGAGAAGCTGCGCGCCCTTGCAGACAAGATTGACAAGGTGCACAGGGACTGCACCATCACACAAGTGGTGGCCAAATCTACCGGTGCTGTGTCCGGAGTCCTGACGATCCTTGGTCTCGCTCTGGCACCTGTGACAGCAGGAGTCAGTCTGGGACTTTCAGCCACAGGCTTGGGGCTGGGGGCGGCAGCAGCAGTGACTAGTGTTTCTACAAGCCTTGTGGAAAAGGTCATCACGGCGAAAGAGGAAGCTAAAGCCAGCCAGCTGGTGCCAACCAGCAAGGACCAAGAGGAGCTCATTAAAGAAGTTTTGGAGGAGAGTAAACCTGTGCTTGTTTCTGTATATAAGAATTCCTTCCAGAAACTGGAAGACATCAAGAAGAACATTGATGCCATCAAACTGGCCAAAGCTAACTCTCACCTAAAAACTAATGCCAAGCGTCTCATGACCACAGGGAGGGTGTCAGCCCAAAACACTAAAAAGGTAAAGAAAGCCTTTGGAGGCACAGCTCTGGCAATGTCCAAAGGAGCCCGGATCATGGGTGCAGCCACCACAGGTCTCTCCATCCTGATGGATGTGGTCAGCCTTGTGGAAGACACAAAGCATTTGCAGGAGGGTGCAAAGACAGAGTCTGCGGCAGAGCTAAGGCAGAAGGCTCAGAACCTGGAGCAGAAGTTGCAGGAGCTCATCAGGGTCCATGACAGCCTGACAAAGTGA